CCCGATCCAGAACGTCGGTGCGTACGGCCAGGAGGTCTCCGCCACGATCACCGAGGTGGTCGCCTACGACCGCCGGACCCGCGAGGCGGTCACCGTCAGCAACGCCGACTGCGGGTTCTCCTACCGTCACAGCCGCTTCAAGGCCGACCCCGAGCGCTACGTCGTCCTGCGCGTCGCCTTCGAGCTCGAGGACGCCGACGGCCTCTCGGCGCCGATCAAGTACGCCGAGACCGCCCGCGCCCTCGGCGTGGAACCCGGCGACCGCGTCCCCCTCGCCGCCGCCCGCGAGACCGTACTGAAGCTGCGTGCGGGCAAGGGCATGGTGCTGGACCCGGAGGACCACGACACCTGGTCGGCGGGCTCCTTCTTCACCAACCCGATCCTCACCGACGAACAGTTCACCGCGTTCCACGCGCGCGTGAAGGCCCACCTCGGCGACACCGCCGAACCGCCCGCCTACCCGGCGGGGGAGGGCCACACCAAGACCTCCGCGGCCTGGCTCATCGACAAGGCGGGCTTCACCAAGGGCTACGGCACCGGCCCCGCCCGCATCTCCACGAAGCACACCCTCGCCCTCACCAACCGCGGCGAGGCCACCACGGAGGACCTCCTCGCCCTGGCCCGCGAGGTCGTCGCCGGTGTCCACGAGACGTTCGGCATCACGCTG
Above is a window of Streptomyces sp. NBC_00490 DNA encoding:
- a CDS encoding UDP-N-acetylmuramate dehydrogenase translates to MRDARPHRSRHRPPQASTHSPSDASRTLEPVQERHHAPLAPLTTFRLGGPAARLITATTDAEVIAAVREADDSGTPLLLIGGGSNLVIGDQGFDGTALVIATKGFELTGTRLELAAGEVWTDAVARTVEAGLAGIECLAGIPGSAGATPIQNVGAYGQEVSATITEVVAYDRRTREAVTVSNADCGFSYRHSRFKADPERYVVLRVAFELEDADGLSAPIKYAETARALGVEPGDRVPLAAARETVLKLRAGKGMVLDPEDHDTWSAGSFFTNPILTDEQFTAFHARVKAHLGDTAEPPAYPAGEGHTKTSAAWLIDKAGFTKGYGTGPARISTKHTLALTNRGEATTEDLLALAREVVAGVHETFGITLVNEPVTVGVSL